In Ktedonobacterales bacterium, the genomic stretch ATATCCCCACCAGCGTTCAACACAAGCAAGGCCGCCAGTAGAGGCGCCATCCAATTCATGCTCCTGGCCCCCTTTAGAAATCCAGAGATCTTTGGCATATTCATAGCGGCTCACGGCGGCTCACGTTCTCGCGCGCCCGCTTCCTCCTCTCGTATAGAAGCTGGCGGGCGAAGCCTCTTGTTCAAGGCAGCAAACACTAGCGCCCGGGCATAGCAAGAGAAACAAACAGATCATTTCCACCTTTCTAGCCATGAGTACCCTCGTACTCAATGTAGTATAGCAAATTACGGCTCAACCAGGCTATCTGATTCCCCTCCGCTGCTCCTGCCAGCAAGCGTATGAAACAGCTTCGCTGCGCAGCGCGGCGGTATACATCTTGCAGCGCAGAGTTAGGAGAAGAGATCCGACAGCCAATTGGTCCTATTCAGCTTTTCGTTTGCTCATATTCGTTTGTTCACAGTGTATTCACAAAGGAGTTACAGCAATGCAGCAGCCACCTCCACTCCAACCACCTTTCGGTAACGCATTTGGCGAGCCAACCCAACCGCCTGGTCAGCCACCACCGCCACCCTTACCACCCCTACCCGACACGCCCCCTGTCCAACCTGCGCCTCAAGCCCCTGAGAGCGCATACAGGCAGCCAATTCAAGGCCAGGAGCCGTCTGCGCCTCAAGCGCCAGGCGCTCCGTCTGCGCAACCGCCTCAAGCGCCTGCGCCAAGTGTACCACCTGGATACGCCCAGTGGGTCACGTTTTCCAAGCTGCGCGGCCACCCGCTCATAGACATTACGGCGGGCAAAAATATTGGTACGGTACACGACCTGATCTTTGATCAACAACGGCAAGCAATTCAGGCTTTTTCCACCAAAGGGAGTCTCCTGCACAAGCCAACGCTGGTTCCCGCAGCGAGCGCCGCTATAGGGGCAGACGCCGTGACCTTTCCGCCGGGAACGCTCGCGGGGCAGGATGTCTCCTGGTTATATAACCTCCCCAAAGCATCGGACCTCATGGGGAGGCAAGTACACAGCAACAGGGGTCAACTGCTGGGAACTGTTGAGGAGTTGCGCATCGACCCGGCAAGCCGAACGCTGATGGCGTTGGAGCTTACGGCTGAAAAAACCGGCATTCCGCATCGTCTCGGCAGCCCCCGACGCCTTGTATCGGCCAAAAGCATCATCAGTTACGGGCCTGACACCATCGTTGCTCTGGAAGAGGGTATCTCGGAACTCTAGCAGCAGGTAAAAAAAGCTGGTTACGGTTGCGATTGCTGGACTTTCGCCACAGTTGATGTTATAATTAGCTCACTCACGTAATGGACGGCTCTTCACCGGAGTACTATTGACTCCAGGGGTGTTAAGAGAATGCCAAGACTGCTGACAACACGCGCCCTTCCTGTTGCGCGCCAGAAGGCGCACCAGGGAAACGCAAAACAGAGCAAAAAGCGCTAGGGGAATCCTGTCCTGGTGCTTTTTTTGTGTGGTTCGCAGTCTTCTATCGCACCGATCAGGTGTAGTCACTCGCGGGCAGTGTAGCCCTCTCTTGTTGAGGCCCCCAACCAGGGGTCTGCGCGGCGCCGGATAGAAGCCGTGTTGAAAAAGGAGGTGAGGCCACTTCTGACAGCGCGTAAAGATACCATATGAGCAGCATAACCACGAACACCATCTCTGATGTCACAGGACATCCAAAGATGTCATCCTTTAGAGTCCTACCGTCTACCAGGAAGCGTTAGATAGCTTGTAGTGGGGTGATCGTGCTGAGGTCTATCAGCCAGGCAAGTATAGCAATCAAACGCGTGTGAACACGTTTTGAAAGGCAGGTACCCGCCGTGCATTCGAGCATGATCGGCAAAATTGCGAAGGCGAAGCGTTATTCGGAAGAGCCAGATCGCATCCAATTCAACCATTTTGAAGCATCTTTTCGCGGTGAAAATGATTCCTATACCACAACTTTCCATGAGGGGAACTGGAGCTGCACCTGCCGCTTCTTCTCTGATTGGGGAACGTGTTGCCATACAATGGCTATAGAGCGTGTCCTGGGCGTAACGATCCCTGCTTCCCATCGCCAGGGTGAGCCGATCACGAGCGGCTATCTCCAAAGACGCTACTAAAAGCGCCTGAAGAGCGCGGCGCCAGACTCACGAACGTTCGTGAGTCTGGCGCTTTTTGCGTGGTGAGATTGCCAGTCAGTCCTCGCTCAACCGGACTGGCGTGTCCAGCGGTTCGCTTAATATGTCAGCACATGGGGCAAGATAAAAGTCAACGCGATAATAATCGAGAACATCACCGCCGCAAGAATACCGATCAGCCGCAAATCTTTCAACACATAGCGATAATGTTCGGCGCTGACCAGATTCGCCTGGCGGCCAACCACGAGGCGCTGGCCGGGCCGCGCTGCGTTACGCTGCCCAGGACGACCAGCGCGCTGCGAGCCAGGCAGCACTCGTGTAGGCTGAGCGCCGGATTTCGTGGTGGTCCCTGGGCGCTTGATGACGGTTGCTGTAGAACGCTCTGCTGCTTTCGGCGCGGCGCTGGCGGGCTTCGTTTTAGTCGCCCCTGGCTTGCTCTTCGCTGTCGCTTCTTCTTCAGCAGCCTCCGCTACTGAGGTAGTGGAGGAAGAGCGAACCAGCAGCACATCTTTTCTCTTTGGCTGTGGACGATGCTGGGCAGATGAGTGACGCGGTGGCTTCTTGGGCATAATGCTGATTAACTCCTGAGTAATATGTAGTCAATAAGTCCAGGCTTCAGTATAGACGAAATCACGCCCCTTCGCAAGCAACGACGAACCACCAGGGAGAAATGTCGCACAGAAGAAGACAGGAGATGTCAGGAATAGCCAATATAGTTTCTGTAAGACCCCTGTCTATCTCTCAAGCGGCTTTCAGGCAAGCGGCTTTCAGAAAGGAGCGATCATGCTCCGAAAGATTGATTGCGTGATGATTCGAGTCGAAGACGTATCAGCAGCTATTGCCTATTATACTGAAGTCTTTGGGCTTCAGCCCGTCTGGTGGGATGAGCAATCGGCTGGTCTGGCTTTCCCTGAAACGGATGCCGAGATCGTCTTGCATTGCAAGCCTGATATTCCCTCCTCCGTTGAAGTGCATTATCTGGTTGATGATGTGATGATTGCTATGGGCATCCT encodes the following:
- a CDS encoding PRC-barrel domain-containing protein, with protein sequence MQQPPPLQPPFGNAFGEPTQPPGQPPPPPLPPLPDTPPVQPAPQAPESAYRQPIQGQEPSAPQAPGAPSAQPPQAPAPSVPPGYAQWVTFSKLRGHPLIDITAGKNIGTVHDLIFDQQRQAIQAFSTKGSLLHKPTLVPAASAAIGADAVTFPPGTLAGQDVSWLYNLPKASDLMGRQVHSNRGQLLGTVEELRIDPASRTLMALELTAEKTGIPHRLGSPRRLVSAKSIISYGPDTIVALEEGISEL
- a CDS encoding VOC family protein: MLRKIDCVMIRVEDVSAAIAYYTEVFGLQPVWWDEQSAGLAFPETDAEIVLHCKPDIPSSVEVHYLVDDVMIAMGILATKGCRILAAPFDIAIGKCAVIADPFGVRLCILDMTKGPLKPGPQ